A genomic segment from Lutzomyia longipalpis isolate SR_M1_2022 chromosome 3, ASM2433408v1 encodes:
- the LOC129792080 gene encoding laminin subunit alpha-like: MEMGSIVVALMIAALVVPAIVNGAELTPPYFNLAEGRKIYSTSTCGVDTDGPELYCKLAGKDQEETCDSCDTADPAKSHLPENAIDDTENWWQSPPLSRGMNYNKVNLTIDFGNEFLMKNVLIDFGNSPRPSVLSIEKSTDYGESWMALQHFAETKVDCEKYFNEKSLQNSSTNDSSSFCTTEYSKKNSSANEEISVDFKDWIKATNLRIRFLKTLNLSDEEKDQKVLRQHYYSVKKISIDGRCACNLDGALEGDSCDTKSGICRCKDVVVGKYCDKCHTGFYNFPECSPCDCDFIGSENPFCNENGQCLCREKFTGRRCNECQPGYYSENHIISSCIECDCEKMGTDDVCDRASGKCVCREGYGGSRCDECVAGYFNYPDCKPCNCSTHGSKSASCDKDGKCSCLDHFEGLKCSSCDSEHYNYPECLACNCSAVGSSGTTCSPDGQCSCFDKFSSRACNQCGEGLFDYPICEECSCNEAGTVPDFAGCGSMPSGKLCECKERVTGRYCDTCKPLYWNFNESNPEGCEECNCFTDGTAGATGTCDIKTGQCACKSTVQGRTCDVCKDGMYAMKAGSLFPCKDCECNPGGSVNGVCNKTSGQCECLPGVTGIKCDRTVPNYYFPNLHQFHFEYEDGKRPDGQAIRYEFEERIFPNFSSKGYIVLSDKQPEVWNEVNIVRASNYRLVIRYMSHFHEEFEGKLLIQHANSTENEAVIVFKPAQRPDFVTYYELCCNDPEDVLALEPGRYIFKMQVKNKVFLDYFALLPAPFYTGSILTRKLIRPCGFKDKNTPNTKNSCTYYNYPHLKDFTSLEQLDRSSGELLWFSEVEDYSSENDVALLNEEQPKLYYKLSGDKSTKYVIVVDYITDTTFTGSGVANVTIDKDNDGVLTYNPCPFITPCRLAVLDGRSRVKTIDLDEDGARTLILYATGKKNLGIVSVTAIPLDSWSSDYLIPKEVCVPIRDPEQETEECVRRSYESVQDAKKIEIEDSYTDLTAKQFPPYVTDVYDEITLVYLPVDKGFSLNLLSDVEKPDRYFILLHYYQPNRPSFEMTYSLEIDQQVHNGRLRVHHCPSNIGCRVLIGKDVFYIKDSINLTLTKEMDSNDIWLDFVLLVPMEKFNENLLSQEAYSQAQEFINECSEASLYVDQASSDLCKKAAFAITVNYNQGALPCGCNAEGSEGSECSPFSGKCKCKPNIVGRQCDTCAKGYTGFPDCVPCERGSENCGCALGFQSPTCDACSHGYFGYPDCKPCNCSSERRAFDYCDTDTGSCNCKANFTGYNCDSCSKYYYAYPQCSECECFRPGSRPGCNDEGICQCVGQYTGKHCKECKVGYYGFSSCYACDCDPKFTTSEICSKDTGECFCREGYSGRHCLLCAMGYYNFPNCTPCNCSSEGSMANFCNDSGQCPCLPNYGGLDCSKKLG; this comes from the exons ATGGAAATGGGATCCATTGTCGTCGCCCTGATGATCGCAGCTCTCGTTGTGCCTGCGATCGTCAATGGGGCTGAACTCACACCGCCCTACTTCAATCTCGCCGAAGGACGAAAAATCTACTCAACTTCCACTTGTGGTGTTGACACGGATGGACCGGAATTGTACTGTAAATTGGCGGGAAAAGATCAGGAAGaa ACTTGCGATTCCTGCGATACAGCAGATCCTGCAAAATCTCACCTGCCAGAGAACGCAATTGATGACACGGAGAATTGGTGGCAGAGTCCACCCCTATCGCGAGGGATGAACTACAACAAAGTCAATTTAACCATTGATTTTGGCAAT gaGTTTTTAATGAAGAACGTTCTGATTGACTTTGGGAACTCTCCGCGTCCTAGCGTGTTGAGTATTGAGAAGTCAACGGATTATGGAGAGTCCTGGATGGCCTTGCAGCATTTTGCAGAGACTAAAGTtgattgtgaaaaatatttcaatgagaaaagttTGCAGAACTCCAGTACAAATGATTCGAGCTCCTTTTGTACAACTGAATACtccaaaaagaattcttctgcGAATgaagaa ATCTCAGTTGATTTTAAAGATTGGATAAAGGCGACAAACTTAAGGATACGTTTCTTGAAAACTCTGAATCTCtcagatgaagaaaaagatcagAAAGTTCTTCGTCAGCACTACTATTCCGTCAAGAAGATCTCAATTGATGGACGTTGCGCTTGTAACCTGGATGGAGCATTAGAAGGAGATTCTTGTGACACTAAGTCAGGAATTTGTCGCTGCAAGGATGTAGTTGTTGGCAAATACTGCGATAAATGCCACACTGGCTTTTACAACTTCCCTGAATGTTCTC CTTGTGATTGCGATTTTATTGGATCTGAAAATccattttgcaatgaaaatgggCAGTGTCTGTGCAGAGAAAAGTTCACTGGAAGACGTTGCAATGAATGCCAACCTGGATACTATTCCGAAAATCACATCATCTCCAGTTGTATCG AGTGTGATTGCGAAAAAATGGGCACAGATGATGTTTGTGATAGAGCATCAGGGAAGTGTGTCTGCCGTGAAGGATATGGAGGATCTCGTTGCGATGAATGCGTTGCAGGATACTTCAACTACCCAGACTGTAAGCCCTGCAACTGTTCAACACATGGAAGTAAATCCGCTTCTTGCGATAAAGATGGAAAATGTTCGTGTTTAGATCATTTTGAGGGTTTAAAGTGTTCTTCGTGTGATTCAGAGCACTACAACTATCCGGAATGTCTGGCCTGCAACTGTAGCGCAGTCGGATCGAGTGGAACAACTTGTAGCCCAGATGGACAATGCAGTTGTTTTGATAAATTCAGTTCAAGGGCATGCAATCAATGCGGAGAAGGTCTATTTGATTATCCCATTTGTGAGGAATGTAGTTGCAATGAGGCAGGCACAGTGCCTGACTTTGCAGGATGTGGATCAATGCCTTCAGGGAAGCTCTGTGAGTGCAAGGAGAGAGTTACAGGACGGTATTGTGATACCTGCAAGCCTCTCTATTGGAATTTCAACGAATCCAACCCGGAAGGATGTGAGGAATGCAATTGCTTCACTGATGGCACAGCAGGAGCCACAGGAACGTGTGACATCAAAACAGGTCAGTGTGCATGTAAGTCAACAGTTCAAGGAAGAACTTGTGATGTCTGCAAGGATGGCATGTATGCTATGAAAGCTGGAAGCCTTTTCCCATGTAAAGATTGCGAATGTAATCCTGGAGGATCAGTTAACGGGGTTTGCAATAAGACATCAGGGCAGTGTGAATGCCTTCCTGGAGTCACAGGAATAAAGTGTGATCGAACTGTTCCAAACTACTACTTTCCCAATCTCCATCAGTTCCATTTTGAGTACGAAGATGGGAAAAGACCTGACGGACAGGCAATTCGGTATGAATTTGAGGAAAGGATTTTTCCAAACTTTAGCAGTAAAGGGTACATTGTGCTCTCAGACAAACAACCAGAAGTCTGGAATGAAGTTAACATTGTCAGAGCATCAAATTATCGTCTGGTCATCCGATATATGAGTCATTTTCACGaagaatttgaaggaaaacttctaATTCAGCATGCAAATTCAACTGAAAATGAGGCTGTGATTGTGTTTAAACCAGCACAAAGGCCTGATTTTGTAACATATTACGAATTATGCTGCAATGACCCCGAAGATGTTTTAGCCCTTGAACCAGGACGCTATATCTTCAAGATGCAGGTTAAGAATAAGGTGTTCCTTGACTATTTCGCCCTACTTCCTGCTCCTTTTTACACGGGCTCAATTCTAACGCGAAAACTCATCAGACCGTGCGGGTTTAAGGATAAGAATACTCCCAATACTAAGAATTCCTGCACTTACTACAATTACCCACATCTCAAAGATTTTACTTCTCTTGAGCAATTGGATCGGTCTTCGGGAGAATTACTATGGTTTTCAGAAGTTGAAGACTACAGCAGTGAAAATGATGTTGCTCTTCTCAATGAAGAACAACCGAAATTGTACTACAAACTTTCAGGTGATAAATCAACAAAGTACGTTATTGTTGTGGACTATATAACAGATACAACGTTTACTGGATCAGGAGTTGCGAATGTAACAATAGATAAGGATAATGATGGTGTCCTAACTTACAATCCTTGCCCCTTTATCACTCCATGTCGTCTTGCTGTGCTTGATGGAAGATCAAGAGTAAAAACAATCGATCTAGATGAAGATGGAGCACGTACGCTCATACTTTATGCTacaggaaagaaaaatttaggcATTGTATCGGTTACAGCTATCCCGCTTGATTCTTGGTCATCTGACTATCTTATTCCAAAGGAAGTTTGTGTCCCAATTAGGGATCCGGAGCAGGAGACTGAGGAATGTGTTAGGAGATCATACGAAAGTGTACAAGATGCAAAGAAGATTGAGATTGAAGATAGTTACACAGATCTTACTGCAAAGCAGTTTCCACCTTACGTAACAGATGTCTACGATGAAATAACACTCGTCTATCTTCCTGTTGATAAAGGATTCTCCTTGAATTTACTTTCGGACGTTGAGAAACCTGATCGGTACTTTATTCTTTTGCACTATTACCAACCAAATAGGCCTTCATTTGAGATGACGTACAGCCTAGAAATTGATCAACAAGTTCACAATGGAAGACTTCGTGTTCATCACTGTCCTTCCAATATTGGATGTCGTGTCCTGATAGGCAAGGATGTGTTTTACATTAAAGATTCgattaatttaactttaacaAAGGAAATGGATTCAAATGATATTTGGTTGGATTTTGTTCTCCTCGTACCAATGGAGAAATTCAATGAGAACCTTTTGAGTCAGGAAGCTTACAGTCAGGCCCAGGAATTCATAAATGAGTGCAGTGAGGCAAGCTTGTATGTAGATCAGGCCTCATCTGACCTGTGTAAGAAGGCTGCCTTTGCAATTACAGTAAATTACAATCAGGGAGCCTTGCCATGTGGCTGCAATGCTGAAGGATCTGAAGGAAGTGAATGTTCACCCTTCTCTGGGAAATGCAAGTGCAAACCCAATATTGTTGGCAGGCAGTGTGATACATGTGCTAAGGGTTATACCGGCTTCCCTGATTGTGTTCCGTGTGAGAGGGGAAGTGAAAACTGTGGTTGTGCTCTGGGATTCCAATCACCCACATGTGATGCCTGCAGTCATGGATACTTTGGCTATCCTGACTGTAAACCCTGCAATTGTAGCTCGGAGAGAAGAGCATTTGACTACTGCGACACTGACACGGGATCCTGCAACTGTAAAGCCAACTTTACCGGCTACAACTGCGATAGTTGTTCTAAATATTACTACGCTTACCCTCAATGTTCAG AATGTGAATGCTTTCGTCCTGGATCGAGGCCAGGATGCAATGATGAAGGTATTTGCCAATGTGTTGGGCAGTACACGGGTAAACACTGTAAGGAATGCAAAGTTGGGTATTACGGCTTTTCCAGTTGCTACG CTTGTGATTGTGATCCTAAATTCACAACAAGTGAGATTTGCAGTAAAGACACTGGAGAATGTTTCTGCCGTGAAGGATACTCCGGACGACATTGCCTTCTATGTGCAATGGGTTACTATAATTTCCCCAACTGTACTCCTTGCAATTGCTCCAGTGAAGGAAGCATGGCAAACTTTTGCAATGATTCTGGCCAATGTCCTTGTCTCCCGAACTATGGTGGTCTTGATTGCTCAAAGAAGCTTGGATGA